The Deferrivibrio essentukiensis genome segment ACAATTAATAAATTAGACAAATTGACCGACCCTGTAACGTTATTTGTGTAAATCCCTATTTTGTTTTATGATATTAACTCTATATAAGCCTGTTAATCCCTTCTTGAAAAGTAAATATTAAGTTACAGTTAAATTTTTGACATTTTTTTAATTTATCTTTGACAGTCAAATAAAGTAATTTAAATAATGAGCACTAAATATGCAATGCACCTCAATTTTTAGTAATCCTTTTTGCAGTTTGCTACTCTAATGTTCTCATATCTATTAGTATAAATAGAAACTGAATTATATGTTTATTCTACACATGGATAATCTGTTTGCTATTTTCTTTATTACAATTTCTTGGAGCTATTTATACTATTGCACTATAATTTGGCTTTATTTTCCAATTTAGTTCTTTGTTGATATAAACATATACTTCAAATTTCATATTTATCTATGGTAATATTTTTAGAAGCATAATGGAGTCTTTGTTATAAATCTTCATATCTTTTTTAGTTTAAGTAGAATTTTTGAAAAAAATATAATATGATTATACTAAGTTCGATTATAGAAAAAGTTAGATTTTAAGAGGACCCAATATGATAACATTAGAACCATATTTTAAAGGTAAGTTAATATCATCAATACTAATTATTATTTCAGTTATTTATGGTGTAGCCTTTATGATCAAACCATTTGATAATGTTTTATTAAAAATTATCTTTTTTATAGCTAATTTTATTGTATATTCTTTTGCATTATCTAATGCAGCCATACGACTTAAACAAGCAATAGAATACTTTAAAATCAATAATTGAAAAAGAAATATTCAAATATTATGTTGATGAATAATCAATATAGAATTTAATGGTTTATTGATCAACAAGCTATTAATGGTATTAATTCTTTAAAAGCTTAATCAAACATTTTCTTTATATTTTTTTCATGATGTTTTAATAATTCATTGAGTTTTCTATTTTCCTCTTCTAGTTGATATATCCTGGAGTACAAATTAGAAATTTCCGCTTCTTTCTCAGCTAATTGAGCTTCTAAATAATCGATTTTTTCTTTAGCCGATTTATATTTTTTGTAAGTATCACAACCATTGAACAAAAAAAGTGATAAAACAATTAATAGAGACAATAATAACTTTTTATGAACCATTTTTACTCTCCTCAACTTTTATTTTATTTGACACTTTTTTATGAATTTTACTTATTTGTACTAAGAATCCTACCAATTTAGAAAAAAGTTGCACTACAAATAAAGCTACTCTATGTAATCCTTTAACAATTAAAACTAAACCCATGGAAAAACTGAAATATTTTATAAAATCTAAAATAAAAATAACTACCACTAAGAAACTAGATCTTAGCTGCTCTCTTTCAAAAAAAGCATCTATTATTGTAAAGCTAATTGCTTGTTTGAAATAATCCAATAAAATAAAAATGTTGAACATTTTTCTTGATATGTTATTAGCTTCAGCTTTAGGTATAGCGTTTTTAAGAGCATGATCAGAAAAATTATTTAAATTAACATCATTAATAAAAAACAGATTATAATCATGGTAAGTATATATTACAGTTAATATTATATTTGTTATAAAAGTAAATAAAAACACCTCTAATAGGGTGATAACATAATCGGCAAGTTGCCCAGCTAAATTATCATCAATCATCTTCGTTCTTCTTCTAAATCTATAAAGAATATTTATTACAGCAATAGAAATAGATGTAGAAAAGATAAAGAGTAAGGGGTTTTCCTTAATCATTAGTGCTGCAATACCATATGTTGTAATTGCTAAAACTATAGACGCAAAAATAGCTAATAAAACCACTAAAAATGATTTTTTATTGAAAAATCTATTTAAAAAGCTTCCTTCCCTAAAATATATACTTAGAAGCCTTCTTGAATTTGTATATATCTGAACAAATTGATATAAAATTAGTAATGCTGTTATCAATATAAAACCAAAAGCTCCTATATCACTAAAATTTATAGACACATAACCAAAAAGAAGTAAAACTAAGAAAAATAAAATATATCCTAATACTCTTAAAATGCTTATCAATGGCTTAATTAATATATCGTAAAACTTAGGCAGTATTTTACCCTTTATTGACATAAATTACCTATAAAGAATCTAATCAGCATATAATAAATAGTTTTTAATCCATTAACATACTTTTTTAGTAAAAAACACATATTCAAATTCCTTTTCAATTTTAAATTTTTAGGCATAACATAGCCCACATATTAGTATCACAAAAAAAATTAAACACTCTTACATTCTATAACTAATATTCTTATGCACCATTGTTAATCCTAAGATAATTTTACCATGGTTTTTTAATCTGTCAATAAAACCATCTTTATCCCCAACGTTTAGATGTAATTATTTAACTATCAGGTTCTTAAAGGTCAAAATTAAGTGTTGAGTGATAAGCTCAATATTACAAAAATGTAAAACAAATAATTCATCATTCTACATTTCAAAATTTAACATTATTTATACAAAGTCCTGATGTTTCTATTCCAAGCTTGCTGGAAGTCAGGTCAGAAAATAGCGTTAAGTATTAAGTACTAAGTCTCTAAAACCTTTATAAAAAAATTCATAATTCATAATCCATACTTCAACATTCAAAATTAAATCCCTTCAAGTCAGGTCAATGATTCCAATTCCCTTACTGAATTATACAAGTCAGCGGGCTATAAAGTGTCGTAATCCCTTCAAGTCAGGTCAATGATTCCAATCTGTTAGAATAAAAAATATAATTTATAGGAGGTTATTATGTCGTAATCCCTTCAAGTCAGGTCAATGATTCCAATTAATGTTCAAGCTGGGATTGAAATGTTAAAGAGTAATGGGTCGTAATCCCTTCAAGTCAGGTCAATGATTCCAATAGTGTGATGCTCCCGAT includes the following:
- a CDS encoding NFACT family protein, producing MVHKKLLLSLLIVLSLFLFNGCDTYKKYKSAKEKIDYLEAQLAEKEAEISNLYSRIYQLEEENRKLNELLKHHEKNIKKMFD